The following proteins are encoded in a genomic region of Natrinema sp. DC36:
- a CDS encoding multidrug efflux SMR transporter, with translation MSWYLLLVAGLFEICWAIGLQYSDGLSKPVPAFGTVVALGISMVLLARAVEDLPVGTAYAVWTGIGAVGTASLGIVLFDEPATLARIAFIGVIVVGIVGLHLVSGGH, from the coding sequence ATGTCGTGGTATCTCTTGCTCGTCGCGGGCCTGTTCGAAATCTGCTGGGCGATCGGTCTCCAGTACTCCGACGGACTCTCGAAACCGGTGCCAGCGTTCGGCACCGTCGTCGCCCTCGGTATCAGTATGGTACTACTGGCTCGGGCCGTCGAAGACCTCCCCGTTGGCACGGCCTACGCGGTCTGGACCGGTATCGGGGCCGTCGGAACGGCCTCGCTCGGAATCGTCCTGTTCGACGAACCGGCCACCCTCGCCCGGATCGCGTTCATCGGCGTCATCGTCGTCGGGATCGTCGGCCTTCACCTCGTCTCCGGCGGTCACTGA
- the mutS gene encoding DNA mismatch repair protein MutS, producing the protein MTEATGIVGEFFSLKEETDAEILTMQCGDFYEFFGEDAEIVSDELDLKISQKSSHGSSYPMAGVPIDDLTPYLKALVERGYRVAVADQYETDSGHAREIVRVVTPGTLLETSDADAQYLAAVVDDSESAGDSSGSSTTDSGYGLAFADVTTGRFLVADAADVDDALTELYRFDPVEVLPGPDARADDDLLNTVRDRTDATLTLHETEAFAPKRASHTVREQFGTETVDRLSVADPTVAAAGAILSYVEETGAGVLASMTRIQAHHGDDHVTLDATTQRNLELTETMQGERDGSLFATIDHTQTSAGGRLLKEWLQRPRRSLESLERRQESVAALSTAALARDEVQETLGEAYDLARLASKATHGSADARDLLAVQETLAVLPALADGIASNPDLADSPLSGIVDRPDRDAARELRETLEEAIADEPPSTVTQGELLQYGYDDELDEVIDRHEEIKEWLETLADREKGQYDLSHVTVDRNKTDGYYIQVGKSAADGVPDHYEEIKTLKNSKRFTTDELEEKEREILRLEERRGDLEYELFEELREQVAARAELLQDVGRALATVDALASLATHAAENRWIQPELHQGDRLEVEQGRHPVVEQTTEFVPNDVHLDEERGFLVVTGPNMSGKSTYMRQVACIVLLAQIGSFVPAKEAEIGLVDGIFTRVGALDELAQGRSTFMVEMSELSNILHTATEESLVILDEVGRGTATYDGISIAWAATEYLHNEVQAKTLFATHYHELTGLAENLPRVANVHVAADERDGEVTFLRTVRDGPTDRSYGIHVADLAGVPGPVVDRSRDVLERLREEKAIEAKGGGSSDPVQAVFDLGSGTMQTQGEQDRAQARAASTDGGPMDPDSDTGSSDDDSDTESLAGDSDSQPIDPDTEAVLEDLESIDVNTTPPIELVSKVQELQERLEE; encoded by the coding sequence ATGACCGAGGCGACGGGGATCGTCGGAGAGTTCTTCTCGTTGAAAGAGGAGACCGACGCCGAAATACTGACGATGCAGTGTGGCGATTTCTACGAGTTCTTCGGCGAGGACGCCGAGATCGTCAGCGATGAGCTCGACCTCAAAATCTCCCAGAAGTCCTCCCACGGCTCGTCGTACCCCATGGCCGGCGTGCCGATCGACGATCTGACGCCCTACCTCAAGGCCCTCGTCGAACGCGGCTACCGCGTCGCCGTCGCCGATCAGTACGAGACCGACTCCGGCCACGCGCGGGAAATCGTCCGCGTCGTGACCCCCGGCACCCTGCTCGAGACCAGCGACGCCGACGCCCAGTATCTCGCGGCGGTCGTCGACGACAGCGAGAGCGCCGGCGACTCGAGCGGCAGTTCGACGACCGATTCGGGCTACGGCCTCGCCTTCGCCGACGTGACGACCGGCCGATTCCTCGTCGCGGACGCCGCCGACGTCGACGACGCGCTAACGGAACTGTACCGCTTCGATCCGGTCGAGGTGCTGCCGGGACCCGACGCGCGAGCCGACGACGACCTGTTGAACACCGTCCGCGACCGGACCGACGCGACGCTGACCCTCCACGAAACCGAGGCGTTCGCGCCGAAGCGGGCGAGCCACACGGTTCGCGAACAGTTCGGCACCGAAACCGTCGACCGGCTGTCGGTCGCGGATCCGACCGTCGCGGCGGCCGGCGCGATCCTCTCCTACGTCGAGGAGACCGGCGCGGGCGTGCTCGCCTCGATGACCCGCATTCAGGCCCACCACGGCGACGACCACGTCACGCTGGACGCGACCACCCAGCGCAACCTCGAGCTCACCGAAACGATGCAGGGCGAGCGAGACGGGTCGCTGTTCGCGACGATCGATCACACTCAGACCAGCGCCGGCGGTCGCCTGTTGAAGGAGTGGCTCCAGCGACCCCGGCGCTCGCTCGAGAGCCTCGAGCGACGCCAGGAGAGCGTGGCTGCGCTCTCGACGGCGGCGCTGGCCCGCGACGAGGTTCAGGAGACGCTCGGCGAGGCCTACGATCTGGCGCGGCTCGCCTCGAAGGCCACTCACGGCAGTGCGGACGCGCGGGACCTGCTCGCGGTTCAGGAGACGCTGGCGGTTCTCCCGGCGCTGGCCGACGGCATCGCATCGAACCCGGACCTCGCCGACTCTCCCCTCTCGGGGATCGTCGATCGGCCGGACCGGGACGCTGCGCGGGAACTTCGGGAGACGCTCGAGGAAGCCATCGCCGACGAGCCGCCGTCGACGGTGACGCAGGGGGAACTCCTCCAATATGGGTACGACGACGAGCTCGACGAGGTGATCGATCGCCACGAGGAGATCAAGGAGTGGCTCGAGACGCTCGCCGACCGCGAGAAGGGGCAGTACGACCTGAGCCACGTGACCGTCGACCGGAACAAGACCGACGGGTACTACATTCAGGTGGGCAAGTCCGCCGCCGACGGCGTCCCGGATCACTACGAGGAGATCAAGACGCTGAAGAACTCGAAGCGCTTTACGACCGACGAACTCGAGGAGAAGGAACGCGAGATCCTTCGGCTCGAGGAGCGACGCGGCGACCTCGAGTACGAACTCTTCGAGGAACTCCGCGAGCAGGTGGCCGCGCGGGCCGAACTGCTGCAGGACGTCGGGCGGGCGCTGGCGACGGTCGACGCGCTCGCGAGTCTGGCGACCCACGCGGCCGAGAATCGCTGGATTCAGCCGGAGTTGCATCAGGGTGACCGCCTCGAGGTCGAGCAGGGCCGACACCCGGTCGTCGAGCAGACGACGGAGTTCGTTCCCAATGATGTACACCTGGACGAGGAGCGGGGGTTCCTCGTGGTGACCGGGCCCAACATGTCGGGGAAGTCGACGTACATGCGCCAGGTCGCCTGTATCGTCCTGCTGGCTCAGATCGGCAGCTTCGTTCCGGCGAAGGAGGCCGAGATCGGGCTGGTCGACGGCATCTTCACCCGGGTCGGCGCGCTGGACGAACTCGCACAGGGACGCTCGACGTTCATGGTCGAAATGAGCGAGCTCTCGAACATCCTCCACACGGCGACCGAGGAGTCGCTGGTCATTTTAGACGAGGTCGGACGGGGCACCGCGACCTACGACGGCATCTCGATCGCGTGGGCCGCGACGGAGTACCTCCACAACGAGGTACAGGCGAAGACCCTCTTTGCGACCCACTACCACGAACTGACCGGGCTCGCCGAGAACCTCCCCCGCGTCGCCAACGTCCACGTCGCGGCGGACGAACGTGACGGCGAGGTAACCTTCCTTCGCACCGTGAGAGACGGTCCCACCGATCGCTCGTACGGCATCCACGTCGCCGACCTCGCCGGTGTTCCCGGTCCCGTCGTCGACCGCTCGAGGGACGTCCTCGAGCGACTGCGCGAGGAGAAGGCCATCGAGGCGAAAGGCGGCGGCTCGAGCGACCCCGTCCAGGCGGTCTTCGATCTGGGGAGCGGAACGATGCAGACGCAGGGTGAGCAGGACCGGGCGCAGGCACGGGCGGCATCGACCGACGGCGGTCCGATGGATCCCGATTCCGACACCGGATCGTCGGATGACGACTCCGACACCGAATCGTTGGCGGGCGACTCCGACAGCCAACCGATCGATCCCGACACCGAAGCCGTTCTCGAGGACCTCGAGTCGATCGACGTGAACACGACGCCGCCGATCGAACTCGTCTCGAAAGTCCAGGAGTTACAGGAGCGACTCGAGGAGTGA
- a CDS encoding YihY/virulence factor BrkB family protein — MDLRRIRSVARDVVVVVREQNVAFMAGSIAHAAFLSLLPLLLLLLIVVGAVGNEYLTDQVVRMARDHLSPAGRGLVYEALTHASERAGASLIGVASLLWGMVRIFRGLDIAFDELYGRTESSLREQLVDGLVVAVAITIATVGTSLATATLAAVDHPVVIGLTPIVLFGGLVVSFFPVYYVFPDLDVSAREALPGTVIAAAGWVVLEIIFGIYADLVDTVGTYDTFGAVILLLVWLYGTAFVLLVGASVNVVIGEYHPDESASPSDGRDAAGSVRG, encoded by the coding sequence ATGGACCTGCGACGGATCCGCTCCGTCGCTCGAGACGTGGTCGTCGTGGTTCGCGAACAAAACGTGGCGTTCATGGCGGGCAGTATCGCCCACGCGGCGTTCCTCTCCCTGCTCCCGCTCTTGCTCCTCCTGTTGATCGTCGTGGGTGCGGTCGGCAACGAGTATCTGACCGACCAGGTCGTGAGGATGGCCCGCGATCACCTCAGTCCCGCCGGACGGGGGTTAGTCTACGAGGCGCTGACCCACGCCTCGGAGCGTGCCGGCGCGTCCCTTATCGGGGTCGCATCGCTGCTGTGGGGCATGGTGCGCATCTTTCGCGGACTTGATATCGCGTTCGACGAACTGTACGGGAGGACGGAGAGTTCGCTCCGCGAGCAACTCGTCGACGGCCTCGTCGTCGCCGTCGCCATCACGATCGCCACGGTCGGTACCAGTCTCGCGACGGCCACGCTGGCGGCGGTCGACCACCCCGTCGTGATAGGACTGACCCCGATCGTGTTATTCGGGGGACTCGTCGTCTCGTTCTTCCCCGTCTACTACGTCTTCCCGGATCTGGACGTCTCGGCGCGTGAGGCCCTTCCCGGGACCGTCATCGCCGCCGCAGGCTGGGTCGTCCTCGAGATCATCTTCGGGATCTATGCGGACCTCGTCGACACCGTCGGAACCTACGACACGTTCGGCGCGGTCATCCTCCTGCTCGTCTGGCTCTACGGCACCGCGTTCGTCCTGCTGGTCGGCGCATCGGTGAACGTCGTGATCGGGGAGTACCACCCGGACGAGAGCGCCAGTCCCAGCGACGGACGGGACGCGGCCGGTTCCGTCCGCGGGTAA
- the mutL gene encoding DNA mismatch repair endonuclease MutL, with protein sequence MSDESTHPQDDTDILQLDEDTVARIAAGEVVERPASAVKELVENSLDADASSVDVTVEEGGTELIRVADDGTGMSEADVRAAVREHTTSKIAGLEDLESGVATLGFRGEALHTIGSVSRMTIRSRPRETDGAGTELVYEGGDVVSIEPTGCPAGTTVEIEDLFYNTPARRKFLKTTATEFAHVNRVVTRYALANPDVAVTLTHDGREVFSTTGQGDLQAAVLSVYGREVASSMIPVEAGGDELPPGPLESVSGLVSHPETNRSSRDYLATYVNGRAVTADAVREGIMGAYGTQLGGDRYPFVTLFLAVPGDAVDVNVHPRKREVRFDDDDAVRRQVDAAVESALLEHGLLRSGAPRGRSAPGEARVEPGSGRGTEPDPDSHETATLERTSEAARQSDGSSDDGNDPVDSATERADAVTDDAPSTDASATPSADSGTDSQSPTGDGSAAASRPTATPRNEPATDATDATDATDATGSTGVAESSTDPNPDADGDESPGSTETESASRTERGRRAESDAERKFAAATEQRTLAGEAATGERSEFESLPSLRLLGQLRDTYLVCEAADGLVLIDQHAADERVNYERLQAAFADDPTAQALAEPVELELTAAEAEAFEHYREALSRLGFYADRIDDRTVAVTTVPAVLEETLEPDRLRDVLASFVAGDREAGAETVDALADEFLGDLACYPSITGNTSLTEGSVVDLLSALDDCENPYSCPHGRPVIVQFDEAEIEDRFERDYPGHGG encoded by the coding sequence ATGAGTGACGAGAGTACCCACCCCCAGGACGACACCGACATCCTCCAGTTAGACGAGGACACCGTCGCCCGCATCGCCGCCGGCGAGGTCGTCGAACGCCCCGCCAGCGCCGTCAAGGAACTCGTGGAGAACAGCCTCGACGCCGACGCCTCGAGCGTCGACGTCACCGTCGAGGAGGGCGGCACGGAGCTAATCCGGGTCGCCGACGACGGAACGGGGATGTCCGAGGCGGACGTCCGCGCGGCCGTTCGCGAGCACACGACGAGCAAGATCGCCGGGCTCGAGGACCTCGAGTCGGGCGTCGCCACGCTCGGCTTCCGGGGCGAGGCGCTGCACACGATCGGCTCGGTTTCGCGGATGACGATCCGGTCGCGGCCCCGCGAGACCGACGGCGCGGGGACGGAACTCGTCTACGAGGGCGGGGACGTCGTCTCGATCGAGCCGACGGGCTGTCCGGCGGGAACGACGGTCGAAATCGAGGACCTCTTCTATAATACGCCCGCTCGCAGAAAGTTTCTCAAGACGACGGCGACGGAGTTCGCCCACGTCAACCGCGTCGTCACGCGCTACGCGCTCGCGAACCCGGACGTGGCGGTCACGCTAACCCACGACGGCCGCGAGGTGTTCTCGACGACGGGACAGGGCGACCTCCAGGCCGCCGTCCTCTCGGTCTACGGCCGCGAGGTCGCCTCGTCGATGATCCCCGTCGAGGCCGGCGGCGACGAGCTTCCGCCGGGGCCCCTGGAATCGGTCTCCGGCCTCGTCTCCCATCCCGAAACGAACCGCTCGAGTCGGGACTACCTCGCGACGTACGTCAACGGCCGGGCGGTGACCGCCGACGCCGTCCGCGAAGGGATCATGGGCGCCTACGGCACGCAACTGGGCGGCGACCGCTACCCCTTCGTCACGCTCTTCCTCGCGGTGCCCGGCGACGCAGTGGACGTGAACGTCCACCCCAGAAAGCGGGAGGTGCGCTTCGACGACGACGACGCGGTCCGCCGGCAGGTCGACGCCGCCGTGGAGTCGGCGCTGCTCGAGCACGGTCTGCTCCGATCCGGTGCGCCACGCGGTCGGTCGGCGCCGGGCGAGGCGCGGGTCGAACCCGGCAGCGGTCGCGGGACCGAACCCGACCCGGACAGTCACGAGACCGCCACGCTCGAGCGCACCAGCGAGGCTGCGAGGCAGTCCGACGGTTCGAGCGACGACGGGAACGATCCCGTGGACTCGGCTACCGAACGGGCGGACGCTGTGACGGACGACGCGCCGTCAACCGACGCGTCCGCGACGCCGAGCGCGGATTCGGGGACCGATTCGCAGTCACCGACCGGGGACGGCTCGGCGGCGGCCAGTCGACCGACGGCAACGCCGCGGAACGAACCAGCGACGGACGCGACGGACGCCACAGATGCGACGGATGCGACAGGTTCGACGGGCGTGGCGGAATCGAGCACGGATCCAAATCCCGACGCGGACGGCGATGAGTCGCCCGGCTCGACGGAGACGGAGAGCGCCTCGAGGACGGAACGAGGCCGCCGCGCCGAGTCCGACGCCGAACGCAAATTCGCCGCGGCGACCGAACAGCGGACGCTGGCCGGCGAGGCCGCGACGGGGGAGCGATCCGAGTTCGAGTCGCTGCCGTCGCTGCGACTCCTCGGCCAGCTCCGCGACACCTATCTGGTCTGCGAGGCGGCCGACGGACTCGTCCTGATCGACCAGCACGCCGCCGACGAGCGGGTCAACTACGAGCGCCTGCAGGCGGCCTTCGCCGACGATCCGACCGCGCAGGCGCTCGCGGAGCCCGTGGAACTCGAGCTGACGGCCGCCGAGGCCGAGGCGTTCGAACACTACCGAGAGGCCCTCTCGCGGCTGGGTTTTTACGCCGACCGAATCGACGATCGGACGGTCGCGGTGACGACCGTGCCGGCGGTGCTCGAGGAGACGCTCGAGCCGGATCGGCTGCGGGACGTCCTCGCATCGTTCGTCGCGGGCGACCGCGAAGCGGGCGCCGAGACCGTCGACGCGCTGGCCGACGAGTTCCTCGGCGATCTGGCCTGTTATCCGTCGATCACGGGGAACACCTCGCTGACGGAGGGCTCGGTCGTCGACCTGCTGTCCGCGCTCGACGACTGCGAGAACCCCTACTCCTGTCCGCACGGTCGACCGGTGATCGTGCAGTTCGACGAGGCGGAAATCGAGGACCGGTTCGAGCGGGACTATCCCGGCCACGGCGGATAG
- a CDS encoding glucose 1-dehydrogenase, protein MHEADFDVAGKTAIVTGASQGIGQSIAETLAAGGANVSICSRSMDRVGPVADGINDTDDAGEALAVECNVRERDQVQNLVDETVDEFGDVDILVNNAGGEFVAAFEDISANGWQTIVDLNLNSTVHCTQLAGEVMREGDGGVIINMSSVNGQHAAPGESHYGASKAAIIRLTETLAVEWAEDGIRVNCIAPGLIQTPGVAETLGIDSDDMPPREETDRRIGYGEDIADVAQFLASPAASFMNGETVTVKGVPRAGNSTAQDLGLED, encoded by the coding sequence ATGCACGAAGCAGACTTCGACGTAGCAGGGAAAACCGCCATCGTCACCGGCGCGAGCCAGGGAATCGGACAGTCGATCGCGGAGACGCTCGCGGCCGGCGGCGCGAACGTCTCGATCTGCTCGCGGTCGATGGACCGCGTCGGCCCGGTCGCAGATGGAATCAACGATACTGACGACGCGGGCGAGGCGCTGGCCGTCGAGTGTAACGTTCGCGAGCGCGATCAGGTCCAGAACCTCGTCGACGAGACGGTCGACGAGTTCGGCGACGTCGATATCCTCGTCAACAACGCCGGCGGAGAGTTCGTCGCGGCGTTCGAGGACATCTCGGCCAACGGCTGGCAGACCATCGTCGACCTCAACCTCAACAGCACGGTCCACTGTACGCAGCTCGCAGGCGAAGTCATGCGCGAGGGCGACGGCGGCGTCATCATCAACATGTCCAGCGTCAACGGCCAGCACGCCGCGCCCGGCGAGAGCCACTACGGCGCGTCGAAGGCGGCGATCATCCGGCTGACCGAGACGCTCGCCGTCGAATGGGCCGAGGACGGCATCCGCGTCAACTGTATCGCGCCCGGCCTGATCCAGACCCCCGGCGTCGCCGAGACGCTCGGCATCGACAGCGATGACATGCCGCCCCGCGAGGAGACCGACCGCCGCATCGGCTACGGGGAGGACATCGCCGACGTCGCGCAGTTCCTCGCCAGTCCCGCCGCTTCCTTCATGAACGGCGAGACCGTGACGGTGAAGGGCGTTCCGCGAGCGGGGAATTCGACGGCGCAGGACCTGGGCCTCGAGGACTGA
- a CDS encoding universal stress protein yields the protein MMRVLVPLAILEGESVSAGLPTLLGPMDVTVLGYHVLPEQTPPDQARLQYEDRATAALDDLVAEFEAAGGSADRRLVFTHDREQTVDRVAAETAADAYAITGVTGPVDRLLVTLTGDVAVDRICSFVAELVDDREIGVTLFLATDDEASGRESLEAAGKTLSERGIDVETELAVDEPPSEALIDAAVNYDAIVMGERAPSLRSFIFGEEAERVASGSVGPVLVVRGVEERDDAAERRD from the coding sequence GTGATGCGAGTCCTCGTCCCGCTGGCGATACTCGAGGGCGAATCGGTCTCTGCCGGACTGCCGACGCTGCTCGGACCGATGGACGTGACCGTGCTGGGGTATCACGTCCTGCCCGAGCAGACGCCGCCTGACCAGGCGCGACTCCAGTACGAGGACCGTGCGACAGCCGCTCTCGACGACCTCGTGGCCGAGTTTGAGGCGGCCGGCGGGAGCGCCGACCGTCGTCTCGTGTTCACCCACGATCGGGAGCAAACGGTCGATCGGGTCGCCGCGGAGACGGCGGCGGACGCCTACGCCATCACGGGCGTGACCGGGCCGGTCGATCGCCTCCTCGTGACGCTGACGGGTGACGTCGCGGTCGACCGGATCTGCTCGTTCGTCGCCGAACTGGTCGACGATCGCGAAATCGGCGTCACGCTCTTTCTCGCGACTGACGACGAAGCGAGCGGCCGGGAATCGCTCGAGGCGGCCGGCAAAACCCTCTCCGAACGCGGCATCGACGTCGAGACCGAACTCGCGGTCGACGAGCCGCCGTCCGAGGCGCTCATCGATGCCGCGGTCAACTACGATGCTATCGTCATGGGCGAACGGGCACCGTCGCTCCGGTCGTTCATCTTCGGCGAAGAAGCCGAACGCGTCGCTTCCGGATCGGTCGGGCCGGTACTCGTCGTTCGGGGTGTCGAAGAACGCGACGATGCGGCCGAACGTCGTGACTGA
- a CDS encoding universal stress protein — protein sequence MPDPRDHRVLIPVDVLEGQTVPATVIDAFASIPVVLLGYREIPDQTGPDQARDQYGDRMRAELAELGTVFEDAGCDVTTRSAFTHDRLKTFERVAVDESCDAVLVLNPAPVLETILVAIRSDVNVEHIARLLETILAGTDLELTLFHVVTDESRRDEGVELLETARSELLAAGIDEDRIDSTVVVGDSPTAAILEAAADHDLLVAGESRPSVRRFVFRDRAERLARRTVDPVLVIRGEYLESDDVDEEIVDGEGDE from the coding sequence ATGCCAGATCCTCGCGATCATCGCGTGCTGATTCCAGTTGATGTCCTCGAGGGACAGACCGTTCCGGCGACGGTCATCGACGCGTTCGCCTCGATTCCGGTCGTTCTGCTCGGCTATCGCGAAATACCCGACCAGACGGGACCGGATCAGGCGCGCGACCAGTACGGTGACCGCATGCGAGCCGAACTCGCGGAGCTCGGGACGGTGTTCGAGGACGCCGGCTGTGACGTCACGACGCGGTCGGCGTTCACCCACGATCGACTGAAAACGTTCGAACGCGTCGCCGTCGACGAGTCGTGTGACGCCGTGTTGGTTCTCAACCCGGCACCGGTCCTCGAGACGATACTCGTCGCGATTCGAAGCGACGTCAACGTCGAACACATCGCCCGACTGCTCGAGACGATTCTCGCGGGAACGGACCTCGAACTGACGCTCTTTCACGTCGTCACGGACGAATCGCGGCGAGACGAGGGCGTGGAACTGCTCGAGACGGCGCGGTCGGAACTGCTGGCTGCGGGGATCGACGAAGACCGGATCGATAGCACGGTCGTCGTCGGGGACTCGCCGACGGCGGCCATCCTCGAGGCCGCAGCCGATCACGACCTCCTCGTCGCGGGTGAGAGCCGGCCGTCGGTCCGTCGCTTCGTCTTTCGGGACCGTGCCGAACGGCTCGCTCGGCGGACGGTCGATCCGGTCCTCGTCATTCGGGGGGAGTACCTCGAGTCGGACGACGTCGACGAGGAAATAGTAGACGGCGAGGGCGACGAGTAG
- a CDS encoding succinylglutamate desuccinylase/aspartoacylase family protein, whose amino-acid sequence MTTTLGTASAGPGEMDTGRLEVGETRDGSPFGLPVAVLNGATSGDTLYVQAVSDGDELNGVGVIQRLVPRLDPAELSGTILIVGIVNYHAFQVAEHRNPIDDTKMNRAYPGNENGTSSERIAAATFDVATRADMILDLHQGSTSRMLDEVRVRCGTRHRLYDECLELARVFGCGHILDQKGPDGQLARAAPNEGIPTVDPELGGAVGWDEESIRKGVDGVFNVLRYYGYLEEDADVERQVRASGFEQYGAPSGGLVDLRKELGDRVASGETLFEVTTPFGEPKSTVTANSNGILWRIRRLPQVATGEYVCSVGTDIDTV is encoded by the coding sequence ATGACGACGACGCTCGGAACGGCGAGCGCGGGGCCCGGCGAGATGGATACGGGCCGTCTCGAGGTCGGCGAGACGCGAGACGGGAGCCCGTTCGGGCTCCCGGTCGCCGTACTCAACGGCGCGACTTCTGGAGACACGCTCTACGTACAGGCGGTCAGTGACGGCGACGAACTCAACGGCGTCGGCGTGATCCAGCGCCTCGTGCCAAGGCTCGATCCCGCCGAACTCTCGGGCACGATCTTGATCGTCGGGATCGTCAACTACCACGCGTTTCAGGTGGCCGAACACCGCAACCCGATCGACGATACGAAGATGAACCGGGCCTATCCCGGCAACGAGAACGGGACCTCGAGCGAGCGGATCGCGGCCGCGACGTTCGATGTCGCGACCCGAGCGGACATGATCCTCGATCTCCACCAGGGGTCGACCAGCCGGATGCTGGACGAGGTCCGGGTCCGATGCGGAACGCGCCACCGCCTCTACGACGAGTGTCTCGAACTCGCGAGAGTCTTCGGTTGCGGGCACATTCTCGACCAGAAGGGACCGGACGGACAGTTGGCCCGCGCCGCGCCGAACGAAGGGATCCCGACCGTCGACCCCGAACTCGGCGGTGCCGTCGGCTGGGATGAAGAGAGCATTCGAAAGGGGGTCGACGGCGTCTTCAACGTCCTTCGGTACTACGGCTACCTCGAGGAGGACGCGGACGTGGAGCGACAGGTACGGGCCAGCGGCTTCGAGCAGTACGGCGCTCCCAGCGGCGGGCTCGTCGACCTCCGGAAGGAGCTGGGCGATCGAGTCGCGAGCGGCGAGACGCTGTTCGAGGTGACGACGCCGTTCGGCGAGCCGAAGTCGACCGTCACCGCCAACAGCAACGGCATCCTCTGGCGGATCCGTCGACTCCCGCAGGTCGCGACCGGTGAATACGTCTGTTCGGTCGGAACCGACATCGACACCGTCTGA
- a CDS encoding proline dehydrogenase family protein: MIPPIANRFVAGDSPAEALEHVRQLNDQNVKAIVNLLGEHYDDYDPVAADAAEYRQLVADIAGSRLEACISVKPSQLGLDIGEDVFRSELTAIVDAAADHGVFVWIDMEDHTTTDATLDAFETVAREQGGGVGVCVQANLRRTRADARRLADVPGKVRFVKGAYDPPADVAYADGARVDREYRTLLEYAFEHYDGGIAVGSHDPAMLEYATALHERHGTAFEVQMLMGVREDTQYELAEAYEVWQYVPYGERWKSYFYRRVMERRENLRFALRAVLTG; encoded by the coding sequence ATGATCCCGCCCATCGCGAACCGGTTCGTCGCGGGTGACTCTCCTGCGGAAGCACTCGAACACGTCCGCCAGCTAAACGACCAGAATGTGAAGGCCATCGTCAATCTGCTGGGAGAACACTACGACGATTACGACCCTGTTGCGGCCGACGCCGCCGAGTACCGCCAACTCGTCGCCGACATTGCTGGCTCGAGGCTCGAGGCCTGCATTTCAGTCAAGCCATCGCAACTCGGATTGGATATCGGCGAGGACGTCTTCCGCTCCGAGCTAACGGCGATCGTCGACGCGGCGGCCGATCACGGCGTCTTCGTCTGGATCGACATGGAGGACCATACGACGACCGATGCGACGCTGGACGCTTTCGAGACGGTCGCTCGCGAGCAGGGAGGGGGCGTCGGCGTCTGCGTCCAGGCGAATCTCAGGCGGACTCGAGCGGACGCACGCCGCCTCGCCGACGTTCCAGGGAAAGTCAGGTTCGTGAAGGGCGCGTACGATCCGCCGGCCGACGTCGCGTACGCGGACGGAGCGCGGGTCGACCGGGAGTACAGGACCCTGCTCGAGTACGCGTTCGAACACTACGACGGCGGGATCGCGGTGGGGAGCCACGATCCGGCGATGCTCGAGTACGCGACGGCGCTCCACGAACGCCACGGTACCGCGTTCGAGGTACAGATGCTGATGGGCGTCCGCGAGGACACCCAGTACGAGTTGGCCGAGGCGTACGAGGTCTGGCAGTACGTCCCCTACGGCGAGCGCTGGAAGTCCTACTTCTACCGTCGGGTTATGGAACGGCGGGAGAACCTCCGGTTCGCGCTCCGGGCCGTCCTCACCGGATGA
- a CDS encoding tRNA-binding protein, with protein sequence MVESPFDVDIVVGEVIEAEPFPEAEKPKMTKLWIDLGEREIQSAGQLDHHYDAADLVGRRVLCATNLGSVRIAGFKSEALTVGVPSEEGYPVLVSPDDDVPLGGTLY encoded by the coding sequence ATGGTCGAGAGTCCATTCGACGTCGATATCGTAGTCGGCGAGGTGATCGAGGCCGAACCGTTCCCCGAAGCCGAGAAGCCGAAAATGACCAAGCTCTGGATCGACCTCGGCGAAAGGGAGATCCAGTCCGCCGGCCAACTGGACCACCACTACGACGCCGCGGACCTCGTCGGTCGACGAGTACTCTGTGCCACGAACCTCGGCTCGGTACGGATCGCGGGCTTCAAATCCGAGGCGCTGACCGTCGGCGTCCCCAGCGAGGAGGGGTATCCCGTGTTGGTGTCGCCGGACGACGACGTTCCCCTGGGCGGGACGTTGTACTGA